The sequence CTGGTACaatggctggcacatagtaagcataaTAAAAACAAGTTGAATGAATGCTAATTCAGGGATGTGTAGTTAGAGGAAAATGCTATTTGCAGTACTCATTTCTTATATAGAGTCCTCAGTATTCTATACTTTGCTAAATACCACCTAAAAATAGTGATTAAGTAAACTAAATGCCATCTATTTAAGGGCAGTTACTTACTGACAATGGAAAATGAACAATTGTTCTCTTACTTGTAAATTCCTCGTGacatattttctatgtatttagCTTTGTCTTGTACTCCACAGTGGTAATGGTAAGTCTTAACACAGGCTTTTATTTCACATCCAATAGTAGCACCAGGCTGACTGCAAAGTGTACATTTCTGtttaagggaagagaaagaataacCATAAGCAGTATTTCAAAGTCTATgcaatctcattttttttctattttagccaTATTTCAGCCAAACATTCCAGCTAACAAAGAAAACAGccaattttctattaaaaagtaaTGCACTGAACTTATTATATAGCAATATATCAAATAATGCAGCAATTTCAACCATACTTTGATAGACTTTCTAATATCAAGTCATCCCCTGTTAGAGATATGACATATAAACATAAATTAGACACTTCTTAATACTGCCAAACACAAAAAGAATGGTATTCTATATTTTAGTGGTAGGCTCCTTTTCTTCCCTGAGATTAGTTCCTTTCCTATTATGGAatgagaagacagggaagcaattCCCCCAGAGAGGAATTGCTACCAAGTAGGCAAAAGGGCAGAGACTGGAGACTGAAGGGGCTGAAATCTTTTCAAGACCTCGATCTGGCCTAGATCAGATTTGCCTCAAGAATGTTAGAGATTAAAAGGTGACTGATGACAAAAGGATGTCATAGTCAAAGAAATTTGAGAAATGTTAGTTTTAAACAGATTGTTCCATGGAAGGACTTCTCACAATGTTTTCTCCAGGAAGGAGGGTATAGTAAACAGTTCCCAAGTTTACTGAACTCCAGAGACTCTTTTATTTTTGGAGGGCTAGGGAAGCATCTTGATGGGTTAATTTCCTTTGGAGCACACTTGGGGAAATGCTAGGTTATTGCTTGCCCTAACATTCAACAGTGCAGAGGTAAATAAGTTGATCAAAAGAACTGAATTGTTATCCCAGTCACCTATTTAGACTTTAGCTATATGACACAACATTGCTCTGCATGATATGATGAAATGATTCCCCCTTTTTTAGCCTCTACATTCTGTTTTaaaggagtttcatttttaaaagtgtaattgAAGTATAAATAAACTGAAATGGATTTAAATGGAAGAGAGAACACAACAGTCTTCACACCTTCAAAAGGGTGAATTAAACTTCAAAAGTGTAATTCCCCAAACAAATGGTCATTCCTAATGGATTCAGACAAAGATCATCAATGTTTGCAACCACTAGATGAAAGACTGAAGAGGAATTTCAAAATGGAGGGATCAGACTCACTGCCTAAACCCAAAGATCAGACATTATGAGTTGTCTGATGTGATAAAATATGGATGATATAGTACCACCTGTAAAGTATTCTTACCCCCCAAAATGCTGAAACTAAATCTAATCAAGACTTTACATctaacttcattttaaaagaaaatctagcGAATAGAGGCACACGTTAAATGGCATCATGAAAAAGCAAACAGACAAATAAAAGCATGTGGGATAGTCTACAAGACAATCAATTAAGTTTCTTTAACAAGTCAATGgcatacaacaaaacaaaaccagaaacaacaAAGACAGGGAGGAGGGTGTGCCCTGGATCACTGAAGGAATATATAAAAACCACATGTAATGTATGAGCCTCCTTTGGGTTCTGATTAAcacaaattaactttaaaaagataGTTTTGAGACAACTGgggaaatataaatacaaattggGTATTAAATCACACTGAGGACTCATTGTTAATTTATGAAGAATAATGACATTGTGGTTAGGTAAGAAAATGTCCAACTTTTAagagatacatactgaaatatGTAGAGGTGAAATGATATCAAGTCTCAGCTCTGCTTTTAAATACTTCAAGCAACAAGATTAAAAGGCATAGATGAAACGAGTGCCGCAAATTCTTGATAACTGATGAGTCAAGGTGATGGACAGACGTGTGTTACTAGTCTTTCTAATTTTGATATGTTGGAaaattttcacaattaaaaaaatttcaaaaattaaagtcATTTCTAGAAGTAATTGCTGTCTTAAAGAAAAGATTTTgcattccatttatattttataatattcataaaCTGTAAAGGAATGATGAATAAAGATGCTGATATTACTTAAAGCTATTTATTAGTAATTCAGTATGCTTAAAAACATGAGACTTAggcacattttaaagaaaactttaaggctttgataaacattttaagaaacataCTATGTATGTGAACTTTAACTAAACAGAAGGCTCTGAAAAAactcttttccttttataaaaaaaaaaggaatgaataacAACATGGGGAAGTTCTCAATGCTCTATTGGGGTTTCGGAATTTTTCTTTAGGCAAGCTTaaacaatattaacattttaaacttaATAAGTAGCATTACATTCacctcattttttattaaaagactCTCAAATACCCTGAAATATAAATCTCATAATTCTATTAAGTAATGAAGTTacatagaaaagaaataagtTTCAGTAACATCAGCATCCTTTATTATATTACAAATAAGTCAAATAGATACTGTGCTTTAACATATGAACtactttatattaaattttttgatGGCTGGATAAATTTGGAAGTGTTCTATATTTAAAGCAGAACATCAGAAGAGAAACGTTGCATAGAATATAAAACCACAGACCATTCTCTTTCCTCGCTTAATCTCCTGTAGAACAGTTTTAATATCAAAATCTCCAAATTCTGCTCTTGATGTTGTTGTGAGCTGGACTGTGCCAGAAGAAAATAACTAGAAGAAAAAATGCAAGaacatttaatattcaaaatcctttttagaaaaagactaaacataataagaaataaatggaGACTGAAGGGGCTGAAATCTTTTACATTACTGAAATCTGTTACATTACTTCAATGTCCTGAGAAAGAGGACTTTTCCTTAATAATTAATTActgattcaaatatttttaatatattaccaTGTCTGATTGAAATATAacccaaaataaaaagaatgaaataaaactaaTGTTGCCAGTATGGAGCCAAAGTCAAATACTTTATTAAACAATGTAGATTTTAACAGTGTCACGCTGTCATCTCAACTGTTACATTTCCACAAAGTTTTAAGAAATAGTTTCAATTGGCAAATTTCATCCCTAGATGCAGATCAGTATTACCTGGGGATCTCTTTCCCCCAAACAAGATATGTTTGGGATCTACTCCAGAgatacatattttggaaaaaactCCCCAGGTAAATCTAATATGCATGTCAAGTTAAGAACTTCtggtataaataatatatattttagaaccTAATCATAAATGGGATGAGTAATTCAACACAATCTATCTAAACAGTGaacatttatgtatatttatatttcagacCTATACCTAAGGATGCAACAATAAGATATAGTTCTTATCCACAAAGAATTTAAGAGTCTATTAGGGAAGAGAGATTCATAAATAGCTGTAATACAGTGTATAAAGTACAATAAGAGAGGCATTTATTTGGTTATAGTGGAGACTGAACATATCTTTCATAACAAGTTTATAAAGTTGAAAGTTTGACAGTTTTGAGTCAATTATAGATTATCTAGAATATGGTAAGTATAATCAGAATTGATTTAAATCCTACTAAGTTATAGAagctacatattttttaaaatctgatttatGAAGATGTGGGACtataggatatcctatataataaaaccataatatgcaaattgaccaaacagcagaatgaccagttgctatgacgcgcactgaccaccaaggggcagacactcaatgcaggagctgtcccctggtggtcagtgcgctcccacagggggagagctgctcagccagaagccgggttcgcTGCTCCTTAGCTCAGTGGCGATGGCAGGGaaagggcctaaaccggcaggcgGACagctcccgaggggtcccaaactgtgagagggtgcaggccgggttgaggggcTCCCCCCCTCTAGTACtattcataattataaaatactaatgCTGGGAGGAAAGTGCCATACTTGGTTACTAGCTAAATGCTTTTCAAAAAACTTAGGTTTAAAAGCACATAAAATGAACTATGCTTACCATACACTTATAATGTGCAGCTGCCTTCTTGGCATTAAATATATGCAGTTTTCCTcttgcttcattttcttcctcccctACATGACAAAATCCACATTTAGGCCTGGTGTCACTAGGGCTGCTTCTGTGTGGGGACCTATCTCTCtgcaaatgtaaaagaaaaagaaactttaaaaaatccacaCAAAAAAAGCTATTAGTAACCTCAAGCTTAGTTAACATTTCAAATGATGAATTTTATCTATAAACACAgtttaaatgaaatattcatagtgcaaaaaaaagtaagaataaagCATTTTTCTACTTACATAGGAACTACTTTCCATTTCATCAGTTCCATGGGAGGATGTGGACCTGGTATCTTCTGACAGccctttaaaattagtttttcgTGGCCTTCCTTTGcgacttttctttttacttttaggtGATGAGGGCTCCAGTTCATGTTCATTAAAACTTTCTTCTAAAtcagctatttaaaaatgaacaaaaactttACATGGACCAACCTTAAAATGAGCATTAGTTCATGAGCGTTAGATCATAGGTTTCTCCTTAAAATAAAACTCCCTTTGGAAATAAGGAGAAATGGTTTGTGATATGTTCAATATAGCAACCTAaagtttcatataaatgcaaaaaatcaaacaaaaatacttttattataataattgaaaattatttcattgaaCTTATAATTCTATAAAAATGGGTTTTGTGATCTTTTCTACATAATTCAGTAAACATCTTTAAActctaataaattaattttcagaATTAGCTCATTTTTTTGACCATAGGTTTCAGAGACTTACCTCACACTGTTGATGAAATCAGAACACTTTACCTAGAAAATAAACTTAGAACAACTTGGAAAACTAAATGAACATAAAGTAGGTATATCTGTGCTGTATAATATAGTCGCTGCTAGCAACAtgagacttttttaaaatttaagtcatTTATAATTAAGTAGAAATAAACCTTCAGTTTCTCAACTGCCTTGACGACATTTCAAGTGTGTACTAGTCACATGTGGCAAGGTGTGTCTCTAATGGACATTACAGACAGAATGTTTCTATCACAGAAAAATCTATTGGAGAGTACTGCTCTAGACAGCTAGTTCTGTAAATTATCATGAAAATGAAATGATCAAATTTAACAAAGAAGTCATCTACAAATGAACTAACTGATTAagtaattaaacaaatattaagtATAAAAGGAATTTCTAACATAGCAATAGAAAAGCTATGTTGTAGGTTAGCAGTACATACTTCAATGGATTAAACAAAGTATATGTAGAAATTTTAGAACTGCATTTCCCagcaatttgaaaataatttctaccATTAATGGAAGGTGTTTCATTTAGTTATTCgctacaaatattttattaaaggcCTACTACATATAGGACAATGTATTTAGTgctaaaaaagtataaaaaccaAATGTTCACTTGACTTGGGGTCAAACTACAGAAACTTTAAGGCACAGAGCTAATaccttcttcatttcttttgtaCCATTAGTTATTGATTATAATTCCAGGGACtaattttttcaatgaaaaagCATATCAACTCCTATGCAGATCTTTcctaataaatactttaaaagttttattttacaaataaaagcatatttattatgtttttttaaaaagggtaatttggccctatccggtttggctcagtggatggagcatcggcctgtggactggggggtcccaggttcgattccggtcaagggcatgtaccttggttgcgggcacatccccagtgggggtgtgcaggaggcagctgatcgatgtttctctctcatcgatgtttctaactctatccctctcccttcctctctgtaaaaaatcaataaaatatatgtattttaaaaaagggtaatttgtcctggttgggtggctcagttggctggagagttgtcctgtacaccaaaagtttgtgggtttgatttttagttagggtacatacccaggttgcaggtttgatccttggtttgggcaggtgcaggaggcaacagatcgatgtttctctttcacatcgatgtctctctctctcccttcctctcttaaacatattctcaggtgagaattaaaaaaaaaaaaggtaataaaacaTCAGGAACTGAGAATTTTAGACTGTTTGCACAACAGTTAATAAAAATTTGtatctgccgaaactggtttggctcagtggatagagcgtcggcctgcgtactgaaaggtcccaggttcgattctggtcaagggcatgtacattggttgcgggcacatccccggtagggggtgtgcaggaggcagctggtcgatgtttctctctcatcgatgtttctagctctctatccctctcccttcctctctgtaagaaatcaataaaatatatttaaaaaaaatttgtatcaATACAACTTTACATAACTATTGTAGGATTTGAGGGAGGAAACAAGGGGAAAAGGTAAAAGTGGAGAGTGTTTTACAGGCAATAAGACAAATTTATGTGAATAAATCTCCTTGTGAAGACACACAAGTCAACTAAAGATATCTTCTGATCGTAACTCTATAGCAAATTTCATATCAGAACATACCacctattttaaacatttaaattgacAATTTTAATACACAGAATTTAATTAAAGCTGTTAGAATTACTTACActtgccaaaaattaaaaattattaaaatgaaatatcatAAACAAGTATTTCAATCATTCTGATATTATATCACatctgatatcctatataataaaagcctaatacgctaagtgtccagtcgtctggtcatccattcaaccaataaaagcgtaatatgctaatgatatgctaaggctgctcaactgctcactatgatgtgcactgaccaccagggggcagatgttctgaccgttaggttagcttactgctggggtccggccaattgggactgagtgagatgggccggacataccctggaaccctcccgcggtccctccccagccgaccaacctcccgtgtccctccatGCCCCGATCGGTGCAcaaatggggtccctcggcctggcctgtgccctctcccaatccgggacccctcaggggatgtcagagagccagtttcagactgatcctgcaggccactccccttgggaggtcGCCAGATGGAGGGCTCATGGCAAAATATAATTGTAACGTAAGCAGATCTATCTCTGctttgagcatcctatataataaaatgcaaagtgtctggttgtctagtaggccattcaaccaatcaaagcgtaatatgctaatgatatgctaaggctgctcaactgctcgctatgatgtgcactgaccaccagggggcagacagtcgacaggttgatcagtcgctatgaagtgcactgaccaccagggggaagatgctctgacaggtagtttagtttgctgctggggtccagctgatcgggactgagtgaaacaggctggacatgccctggagccctcctgtggtccctccccggctgagCCAACATTCcgtgtcccttcctggccccaattgctggtgggaggtaatcaaccaaagaccatcctatataataaaaggctaatatacaaatcgaccaatCAGCAGAAcaattggttgctatgatgtgcactgaccaccagggagcagacattcaacacaggagaGCGCtggtcagccagaagcctggctcacagctggagagcgcagcagcctctcccacctccgcagtaggctaaggatgtccgactgtcagcaCAGAccgccccccgagtgcacgaatttcatggaccgggcctctagtacataatattCTTCTATTTATAATGAAATAATCACTAACACTATAATAACACTATATTAAAATCTATAAAGCaattttttaactgatttcattATCAGGCCAATATGTTTAGTTTTCCACCTGGCATATTTATCTGTCCTAAATATGAAACCATTCAGTATAAAATTTTAGAGGACTTCATAACagcaatagtaaaaaaaaaaaatcacaaacaatTGATAGATTTAACTTTCAAACTTGTGAAAgtaaaaaaaagtgataaaattaCAAGGCAACTGAAAAAATATCTGCTGCACTTATGACAAAAGATTAGTATCCTTATGATATAAGCTCTTAAAGATTGACTCCAACAGAAAAATGGATCAAACACATGACCAAATATCACAGAATATAAACATGCTTTTAGAAATTTTGACTACTCTAGAATCAAACAAGTATAAATTAAGTGACATAGCATTTTCACCTTTCAAAACAGCAGACTTAAAATAGTTGTAAAAAGCTACAATAAACCCAATAACAATGTgttaaaaatttacatatataaaagcccagcgaccagaacagtggaacgaccagaatgaccagtggctatgaagTGCACTGCAGCAGTCAACCAGCCTGACCTGAGCCCCGATGGctgtcccccaccagcctgcccggcccccaatcggccctgaacaccctgatcaggggtggggccggccagacaattgcccacagcccctccccccagctgcccccccccctatTGGCCCCCCTAACCCTGactgggggacagggctggctggccaactgcccacagcccctccccccactggcccagcCAGATGGACGCCCATTGgggcgggcgggctggccggcccctacccatgcacgaattcatgcactgggcctctagtaaaaatataaagaagccCCACAATAATGTTCAGATAGACCATGTTTCTGGATGAACAGGATCAACAATAGAATGGTATCAGTTTTCACTAACCTAATTTAACAAAACTCCAATAAAATGAAACTTACAAGTTGATTCCATGGAAGAATAAAAGTGCAATACACAggactatcttttaaaaaaagatcaaaatatatattttctttattttagaaagaggaagggaaagagaaacatcaattggctgcctcccgccaGCTCcacaacctggaatcgaacccgcaacctggatatgtgccctaacctggactTGAACCTGCCTTCTATTGGTGTGTGGGATGacgctcaaaccaactgagccacactggccggggccaAAATACACTTTAAAGCAACAACAGTTAAAACACTGGCACACAAAAAGTAATCAGCAGAAGAAAAAGCAAGACTGAAAATTGACCCAAAGAAATTGCATTTGAACTAAAATCTACACTTAAACTTAATCTTTTAACCATAAGAGTGGTCTTTTTAGATTCCCAGTAAGCCTCACCATATACACTGAAGTAAAAgaaatttcataataataataaaaagaaaaatagacccATGTACATATATGAGGATCCAGACTATGATAATGGTGTCATTTGAAATGAGTAGGGGAAGATATGTTGGCACAGTCGGCTCTACATTTAGAAAAACTGAGATTTATTCCTGATACCATATGAAAATTAGAGATGGATTTAAAAATCTAATCATAAAACAAACTATAAATGTAACAGAAGACAATGAAggagaatattttttataatcttagGGTTGGGACACCTAGGAAGCCataaagaaaaagattgaaaGATCTCACTAAACTTGTGTGGCACAAGCACCATAGACCAAATGCAAAAACAAATAATGACCTGGGAAATCATTTGCATTTAGTGACAGAAGATTAATATCTACATAAAGAGCACTACAAAGCAACTTTAAAAAGATAagcttcaagaaaaaaatgtgcaaaggaaaGGAACTGGCAATTCgcagaagaaatataaatgagtaaaaaaagGTAGCAGAAGCCCAACCTTACTAgtgataaaaaaaggaaattaaatgagataagtgGGGAACTGGATactctcatacactgttggtggcaGCATAAACTGGGTACATGTGACAGTAGTTATTTCCAATGTTAAACACATACCAGTAGACCCCTTCACCTGGC comes from Eptesicus fuscus isolate TK198812 chromosome 1, DD_ASM_mEF_20220401, whole genome shotgun sequence and encodes:
- the PHF6 gene encoding PHD finger protein 6 isoform X2 codes for the protein MSSSVEQKKGPTRQRKCGFCKSNRDKECGQLLISENQKVAAHHKCMLFSSALVSSHSDNESLGGFSIEDVQKEIKRGTKLMCSLCHCPGATIGCDVKTCHRTYHYHCALHDKAQIREKPSQGIYMVYCRKHKKTAHNSEADLEESFNEHELEPSSPKSKKKSRKGRPRKTNFKGLSEDTRSTSSHGTDEMESSSYRDRSPHRSSPSDTRPKCGFCHVGEEENEARGKLHIFNAKKAAAHYKCMLFSSGTVQLTTTSRAEFGDFDIKTVLQEIKRGKRMKCTLCSQPGATIGCEIKACVKTYHYHCGVQDKAKYIENMSRGIYKSGTRQGANYQHCFQCSSGGLSQWNKNRKKNV
- the PHF6 gene encoding PHD finger protein 6 isoform X1, with the protein product MSSSVEQKKGPTRQRKCGFCKSNRDKECGQLLISENQKVAAHHKCMLFSSALVSSHSDNESLGGFSIEDVQKEIKRGTKLMCSLCHCPGATIGCDVKTCHRTYHYHCALHDKAQIREKPSQGIYMVYCRKHKKTAHNSEADLEESFNEHELEPSSPKSKKKSRKGRPRKTNFKGLSEDTRSTSSHGTDEMESSSYRDRSPHRSSPSDTRPKCGFCHVGEEENEARGKLHIFNAKKAAAHYKCMLFSSGTVQLTTTSRAEFGDFDIKTVLQEIKRGKRMKCTLCSQPGATIGCEIKACVKTYHYHCGVQDKAKYIENMSRGIYKLYCKNHSGNDERDEEDEERESKSRGRLEIDQQRLTQQQLNGN